TTCTTTGGGTTGAAGTTAAGAGCTTCAGTATGGTTGTAAAAGAAAATGAGGTAGTTGAGTATCAAGCTAAGACCAAGATAGCCTTTGAAGTCAAACGCGAATAGTTGAGGATTTCTTTTACAAAGTAAAAATAAGAAAAAGAAAATCTTCAATTTAATTATAGATAGAGAAGGGGAGAGTTATTCAAAGAATTCTTTGTTGTGTCATATGTCTAACCCGAAACCCTTGCAATAACTATCGGCTATAACATGGGCAGGGACCATCTCAAAACGTTTGTCCTGGTGACCGTGTGGGATGCATTCTTCATCATG
This genomic stretch from Candidatus Methylarchaceae archaeon HK02M2 harbors:
- a CDS encoding dodecin family protein, which encodes MVYKLIEVIGRSNKDFTDAAKNAVEVAAETIEEILWVEVKSFSMVVKENEVVEYQAKTKIAFEVKRE